A stretch of Pseudoprevotella muciniphila DNA encodes these proteins:
- the nadA gene encoding quinolinate synthase NadA, giving the protein MEIKSSWKKLGYANEPIPEGTDLKKEIRRLCKEKNAIIMAHYYTIGDLQDIADFVGDSLALAQKAATTDADVIVMCGVHFMAETNKILCPDKTILIPDLNASCSLAESCPADEFADFVAAHPDHKVISYVNTSAATKAVTDVVVTSGNARQIVESFPEDQPLIFGPDKNLGNYINSITGREMLLWDGACHVHERFSVEKLVALKKEHPDAKVLVHPECKGAIVKLADVVGSTARLLKYATESANTTFLVVTESGILHQMQKACPEKTFIPVPPDDATCACNECNFMRLNTLEKVYNALKFGWPTVDVPKKVAERAVRPINKMLEISERLGL; this is encoded by the coding sequence ATGGAAATAAAATCTTCTTGGAAAAAACTGGGTTACGCCAACGAACCCATACCTGAAGGCACTGACCTGAAAAAGGAAATCCGCCGCCTGTGCAAGGAAAAGAATGCCATCATCATGGCGCACTACTACACCATAGGCGACTTGCAGGACATAGCCGACTTCGTGGGCGACAGTCTTGCCCTTGCACAAAAAGCCGCCACGACAGACGCCGATGTCATCGTGATGTGCGGCGTGCATTTCATGGCTGAGACGAATAAGATTCTTTGTCCTGATAAGACCATCCTCATTCCCGACCTCAATGCTTCTTGTTCTTTAGCAGAGAGTTGTCCTGCCGATGAATTCGCGGATTTTGTGGCAGCCCACCCCGACCATAAGGTGATTTCGTATGTCAACACGAGTGCCGCTACAAAGGCGGTAACGGACGTTGTCGTAACGAGTGGCAATGCACGGCAGATAGTAGAGAGTTTTCCCGAGGACCAGCCTCTGATATTTGGTCCGGACAAGAACCTGGGCAACTATATCAACTCCATCACGGGCAGGGAGATGCTGCTATGGGACGGTGCGTGCCACGTGCACGAGCGCTTCTCTGTGGAGAAACTCGTGGCACTGAAGAAGGAACACCCCGACGCAAAGGTTCTCGTCCATCCCGAGTGTAAGGGCGCAATAGTGAAGTTGGCAGATGTGGTGGGTTCCACCGCACGCCTGCTGAAATATGCCACAGAAAGCGCCAACACCACCTTCCTCGTTGTTACGGAAAGCGGCATCCTGCACCAGATGCAGAAAGCGTGTCCCGAAAAGACATTCATCCCCGTACCGCCCGACGATGCCACCTGCGCCTGCAACGAATGCAACTTCATGCGCCTGAACACCCTTGAAAAGGTTTATAATGCACTGAAATTCGGCTGGCCCACAGTAGATGTACCAAAAAAAGTGGCAGAACGAGCTGTGCGCCCCATCAACAAGATGCTCGAAATCAGTGAGCGGCTGGGGTTGTAA
- a CDS encoding calycin-like domain-containing protein — protein MKRTLLLFIILTASVATMGMRTAGEEAAGTYTGNIDVTVSGSTSSSESTIVIEDADGEHIVLTLKNFSYSGMNLGDVALSNIPVSRDENGDVLFGENAPQTLKLMGGMVTAQVNVDDKTSKISQGNAVVNVNVTTQVFISTLNITANFEGSNASYVPEPRPAEEIAGTYNEDLYVEMGQPVTVETPRFGEVDVEIIATSFDTATFAIRDFSLDGETSLGDIVLEDIPVIKQDDGSYRFGYNEPQPISLMGITVMVSLDSENSYINDEHQCFYVTVSVAGSAIYVYLDNGLLNTTGIRPTLVKRPVRKGVYDLQGRRITSMTLTRGVYIIDGKKVYVK, from the coding sequence ATGAAAAGAACACTACTACTATTTATAATCCTTACCGCTTCTGTCGCTACCATGGGTATGCGTACGGCGGGTGAGGAGGCTGCCGGCACCTATACGGGTAATATCGACGTTACGGTGTCGGGCAGCACAAGCAGTTCAGAGTCCACCATCGTCATAGAAGACGCCGATGGCGAGCATATCGTCCTGACCCTGAAAAACTTCTCCTACAGCGGCATGAATCTTGGTGACGTGGCACTGAGCAACATCCCCGTTTCGCGCGACGAGAATGGCGACGTGCTGTTCGGAGAGAATGCGCCGCAGACTTTGAAACTGATGGGTGGCATGGTGACTGCTCAGGTCAATGTGGACGATAAAACAAGTAAGATTTCGCAAGGCAACGCCGTGGTGAACGTCAATGTTACCACCCAAGTCTTTATAAGTACGCTGAACATCACAGCCAACTTTGAGGGCAGCAACGCTTCGTACGTTCCCGAGCCACGTCCTGCTGAAGAGATAGCCGGCACATACAACGAGGATCTGTATGTGGAAATGGGTCAGCCCGTCACCGTGGAAACACCGCGGTTCGGCGAGGTAGACGTGGAGATCATCGCCACCTCGTTCGATACAGCCACCTTTGCCATCCGCGACTTCTCGCTCGACGGCGAGACCTCTCTCGGCGACATCGTGCTGGAGGACATACCCGTAATCAAACAGGACGACGGCAGTTACCGCTTCGGCTATAATGAGCCGCAGCCCATCTCACTGATGGGGATTACCGTCATGGTGAGCCTCGACTCGGAGAACAGTTACATCAACGACGAGCACCAGTGCTTCTACGTTACCGTAAGTGTGGCAGGTAGTGCCATCTACGTTTATCTCGACAACGGTCTGCTTAATACCACAGGCATACGCCCAACTCTCGTTAAACGCCCCGTGCGCAAGGGTGTGTACGATCTTCAGGGTCGCAGGATTACGAGCATGACGCTCACTCGCGGTGTTTATATCATCGACGGGAAGAAGGTTTACGTCAAGTAA
- a CDS encoding porin family protein, with the protein MELMRTMIKKVFICCALLCTMSPIFAQQTKERIASVSDTDKNLELIEQKGWQISLGTGFQIGGFAPLPMPRSIRKIEEYNPLFNVGLEGNVSRSVSNDGRWLIGSGLRFESKGMKTKARVKNYYTEMIPDEGEKVRGNFTGHVTTKVRNTYLTIPVTMSYRIDKRWTVFVGPYFSLLLDGDFNGEAYDGYIRQGNPTGQYSEVTHAVYDFSDDLRRVAWGLEFGGSYRAYKHLAVQARLDWGMNDIFHSKFESVTFSLKPIYFNLGIQYIF; encoded by the coding sequence ATGGAACTGATGAGAACTATGATAAAGAAGGTATTTATCTGCTGCGCGTTGCTCTGCACAATGAGCCCCATCTTTGCACAGCAGACGAAAGAAAGAATAGCATCTGTCAGCGATACAGACAAAAACCTCGAACTCATCGAGCAAAAGGGTTGGCAGATTTCATTAGGCACCGGTTTTCAGATTGGCGGTTTTGCTCCGCTTCCTATGCCACGCTCAATACGTAAAATCGAAGAATACAACCCGCTCTTCAACGTTGGACTGGAAGGCAATGTCTCTCGCTCCGTGAGCAACGACGGGCGGTGGCTGATTGGCAGCGGTTTGCGCTTTGAAAGCAAGGGTATGAAGACGAAGGCGCGCGTGAAGAATTATTACACAGAGATGATTCCCGACGAAGGAGAGAAGGTGCGCGGCAACTTTACCGGTCATGTTACGACAAAGGTACGCAACACCTATCTCACAATCCCCGTTACGATGAGCTACCGCATCGACAAGCGTTGGACCGTCTTTGTCGGACCTTATTTCAGCCTGCTGCTCGACGGCGACTTCAATGGTGAAGCCTACGACGGCTACATTCGCCAAGGCAATCCCACCGGGCAGTATTCAGAAGTAACGCATGCCGTTTACGACTTCAGCGACGACCTGCGCCGCGTGGCGTGGGGTCTGGAGTTCGGCGGCAGTTACCGCGCCTACAAGCATCTGGCAGTACAGGCACGTCTGGACTGGGGCATGAACGACATCTTCCACAGCAAGTTCGAAAGCGTAACTTTCAGCCTGAAACCCATTTATTTCAATTTAGGAATACAATATATTTTCTAA